The genomic stretch ACTTGTGAATGCTTAAATTTTTTTTCTTTTGACATCGCACCGTTCAGGACAAACTTATGCGTAATCATAAATCCTACATTATGCCTTGTGGAAACGTACTTTTCTCCTATATTACCTATTCCCATCAAAACCGCAATGCCATTCATAAAAAACTATTTTGCCGCCTTTCCTAAAAGCCGCGCTACGACACGCGCAGACGAAGTTAAAAGGCGAACCCCTTGCGGAAGTTTTACGTCTCCGGCTACAGCCGAATCGCCGGCCAAAAGATTACTTATATCCAATTCCACTACATCGGGAATAGAGTTTACCGAACCTTCGACATCTACTTCATACATCGCTTGATTTAGAATAGCGCCGGATTTTATCGCATCGCTGCCCCCTACCAATTTAAGAAAACTTCGCGCCTTAACCGGACGTTTGTTATCAATTCTCTGAAAATCAACGTGATAAAAAACTCTGTCAACTACGACGTCCCTTTGTTTTTCGCGAATAAAAGCAAGCGCATCGGCTGGAATTCCTTCACCCGAAAGTTCAATCAATTTGTTGTGCTGTTTTCTTGCTACAATCAAACTAAATTCATGGGCGTCAACTTCTATTTTAATCGGCTCAATACCAAACCCATAATAAGCGGCAGGTATCCATC from Chitinispirillales bacterium encodes the following:
- a CDS encoding 50S ribosomal protein L25, whose translation is MDKIKLTARVRKLTGKSYTRKARKAGWIPAAYYGFGIEPIKIEVDAHEFSLIVARKQHNKLIELSGEGIPADALAFIREKQRDVVVDRVFYHVDFQRIDNKRPVKARSFLKLVGGSDAIKSGAILNQAMYEVDVEGSVNSIPDVVELDISNLLAGDSAVAGDVKLPQGVRLLTSSARVVARLLGKAAK